The Saprospiraceae bacterium genome includes a window with the following:
- a CDS encoding CBS domain-containing protein, which produces MNTEMPIKKIKTSKIVYVRPEDTMMRVEDIFDNFSIHHILVVENEILRGIISKSDLLKVYISHANEGKVPDRNKIFANDIMTQDPITLDTEDTIGLAADLFLSNKIHSVPVLNGDQLSGIITNHDLLKYCFR; this is translated from the coding sequence ATGAATACCGAGATGCCAATCAAAAAAATAAAAACATCCAAAATAGTGTATGTTAGACCTGAAGATACCATGATGAGAGTAGAAGATATTTTTGATAATTTTTCAATTCATCATATTTTAGTAGTAGAAAATGAAATTTTGCGCGGCATCATAAGCAAGTCGGATTTACTGAAAGTGTACATATCTCATGCCAATGAAGGTAAGGTGCCTGATCGAAATAAAATTTTTGCTAACGATATTATGACTCAAGATCCTATTACTCTTGATACAGAAGATACCATCGGGTTGGCTGCCGATCTGTTTTTATCCAACAAGATTCACTCAGTACCTGTGCTCAATGGTGATCAACTAAGCGGAATTATTACTAACCATGATCTGTTGAAGTATTGTTTCAGGTAA
- a CDS encoding electron transfer flavoprotein subunit alpha/FixB family protein, with translation MSVLVYIESPKGQIKKTGYEVSYYGAQLAKSLGTQCIGVFVGSANTPGSVGQYGVSKVIHINPDSQPDFDAQVFAKIIAQVAENQGSNTVILSQTANGKSLTGRLAIKMNAGNVSGANALPDTSNGFTVTKSVFSGKAIVQYAITTDKKVISVMGNSVQPVAAGSDAPVEKVEMTFPPTSLNVIERKTSEGIVPLPEAELVVSAGRGMKGPENWGIIEDLASVLGATTACSRPVADTHWRPHHEHVGQTGVAIRPNLYIAAGISGAIQHLAGVNNSKVIVVINKDPEAPFFKAADYGVVGDLFEVVPRLTTAIKKYKES, from the coding sequence ATGTCTGTATTAGTATATATAGAAAGTCCTAAGGGACAAATCAAAAAAACCGGGTACGAAGTATCATATTACGGTGCTCAACTTGCAAAATCATTAGGTACCCAATGTATTGGTGTGTTCGTAGGTAGCGCTAATACCCCGGGATCAGTTGGCCAGTATGGTGTCAGCAAGGTAATACATATCAATCCTGATAGCCAACCTGATTTCGATGCTCAGGTATTCGCGAAGATCATTGCTCAGGTTGCTGAAAATCAAGGATCAAATACTGTCATCCTTTCACAAACTGCCAATGGAAAATCTCTCACAGGTAGGTTGGCGATAAAAATGAATGCAGGAAATGTTTCCGGAGCCAATGCATTGCCTGATACTTCCAATGGGTTCACAGTGACAAAATCTGTCTTTTCAGGAAAAGCGATCGTCCAGTACGCCATCACCACTGATAAAAAAGTAATATCTGTCATGGGTAATTCAGTCCAGCCTGTAGCAGCCGGTAGCGATGCACCAGTTGAAAAAGTCGAAATGACATTTCCACCTACATCTCTGAATGTGATAGAAAGAAAAACATCAGAAGGTATCGTTCCTCTGCCCGAAGCAGAATTAGTTGTATCAGCCGGAAGAGGCATGAAAGGTCCTGAAAACTGGGGCATTATAGAAGATCTGGCTTCAGTTTTGGGAGCGACGACTGCTTGTTCGAGGCCAGTAGCAGATACTCACTGGCGCCCTCATCATGAACATGTGGGTCAGACAGGAGTTGCCATCAGGCCTAATCTGTATATCGCAGCAGGTATTTCAGGAGCCATTCAGCACCTTGCCGGTGTCAATAACAGTAAGGTCATTGTGGTGATCAACAAAGATCCTGAAGCTCCGTTTTTCAAAGCAGCCGATTACGGTGTGGTGGGTGATTTATTTGAAGTGGTACCACGATTGACAACTGCTATCAAAAAATATAAAGAATCTTGA
- a CDS encoding electron transfer flavoprotein subunit beta/FixA family protein, with protein sequence MNYLVCISKTPDTTSKISFKNNDTEYNGDGINYIMNPYDEWYALVRAIELSEQHGGTVTVINVGNASNDIIIRKALAIGANDAVRIDTEPHDAFTVAANIADYAKDKNFGIIFLGKETIDYNGSEVGAMVAELLDLPYVSYVSKLELNGSTSMVTRDIEGGVEVCSVEGPLVLSSAKGIAEQRIPNMKGIMMAKSKPLQVLQPTQTEPRVKTEKFVLPNAKSGVRLVDPENMDELVRLLHEEAKVI encoded by the coding sequence ATGAACTATTTAGTGTGTATTAGTAAAACACCGGATACTACGTCCAAAATTTCTTTTAAGAATAATGACACTGAGTATAATGGTGATGGTATCAATTATATCATGAATCCATACGATGAATGGTATGCCTTAGTAAGAGCCATAGAGCTGTCTGAGCAACATGGTGGAACCGTGACAGTGATCAACGTAGGCAATGCGTCCAATGACATCATCATACGTAAAGCATTAGCTATAGGTGCAAATGATGCTGTGAGAATAGATACAGAGCCACATGACGCCTTTACTGTAGCAGCAAATATTGCCGATTATGCAAAAGATAAAAATTTTGGCATCATCTTTCTGGGCAAAGAAACTATAGACTACAATGGTAGTGAGGTCGGTGCTATGGTTGCAGAATTGCTGGACTTACCTTACGTTTCATATGTATCAAAATTGGAATTGAATGGGTCTACCAGCATGGTGACTAGAGACATCGAAGGTGGTGTGGAAGTGTGCTCAGTCGAAGGACCATTGGTGCTCTCTTCAGCAAAAGGAATAGCAGAACAGAGAATTCCCAATATGAAGGGTATCATGATGGCAAAAAGCAAGCCGCTGCAGGTGCTGCAACCCACTCAAACTGAACCAAGAGTAAAAACTGAAAAATTTGTCTTGCCGAATGCCAAGTCAGGTGTAAGACTGGTAGATCCGGAAAATATGGATGAATTGGTCAGATTGCTGCATGAAGAAGCAAAAGTCATTTAA
- a CDS encoding SusC/RagA family TonB-linked outer membrane protein, producing MKHLIFSIFMILISTAFVSAQRTISGTVTDEAGVPLIGANIQAKEASGVGTITDVDGSYKLQIPDNVKMLVFSYAGYSTKEMEIGSATVMNMILAEGKLLDEIVVVGYGTQRKSDLTGSVASIKGTDVALAPVQSFDQALQGRAAGVQITTPNGVLNNPPVIRIRGTNSINLSSQPLIVIDGVPTFTGNLSQNSAGNNPLANINPADIESYEVLKDASASAIYGSRAAAGVILITTKKGKKGSTKVNYDGWLGYTEPFRLFELLNASQYLEIKNEGLANANNPARYIGGQYADGTPVDTRWYDHTHQTGFSHNHNLNFSGGSESTSYYLSVGYSQQEGFLKGSAFDRITTRLNLDHQLIKRVKVGTNISYANTENNGPNSGSFGNGFSIAGLGRLPLVLQPMLSPFVNAEGKGSQTKDPGFDYNINSANTIGGMGNTLAVSFYNPNFILDINQQTSSNNHFIGNIYADFEILKGLNFRTTYGLDQLGIENLTFWDRRHGDGFGNGGLATNIYDKLNRWNWQNTLSYNTTIASLHNISLLLGAEDQRTIRDRWGAQRTQISDPFFTTYQGNYTTINPAGNFQTENFLTSLFTRVNYSYANKYFATFNVRRDGFSAFAEGKKFGTFYGGSVGYTISEEDFWKNSLGSSINHFKLRGSYGVVGNNAVDDFASLSLFGSGLYGVSPTLTYGQAGNPNLTWESSKKLDVGFTIGLFEDKIQGEFAYYKNNVDGLILGVPQAPSKGIPGNSVLDNVGSMVNNGIEATITYNAVRSTNFDWSVSLNFTTQHNEVLSLGADGSDIQGATSGLEVANITRVGESLGSLFLVQTAGVNPANGQRIFLRRDVKDGVATFTQVQYNHAAAAADRWTLVSDGTRTGAASIANSGVVFGPTLPTYYGGLNNTFRFKSLDLGIMFQFSGGNYLYNGTKAGLRDMRQWNNHTDMLDRWTPQNTSGSIPRVVFGDNVSNGSALPITENLEKGDFIRLRNVILGYNLPKSWMNKINLTSARLYGQIQNAFVITDYTGSDPEISSNGDTNIAPGVDRNSVGQGRSYTFGLQVGF from the coding sequence ATGAAACATTTGATTTTTTCAATTTTTATGATTTTAATAAGTACAGCTTTTGTGTCTGCACAGCGGACCATTAGTGGTACAGTGACTGATGAAGCCGGGGTTCCCCTCATCGGTGCCAATATCCAGGCTAAGGAAGCTTCTGGTGTAGGTACTATTACAGATGTTGATGGTTCTTATAAGCTTCAGATACCTGATAATGTCAAAATGCTGGTATTTAGTTATGCTGGTTATTCAACCAAAGAAATGGAAATCGGTTCTGCAACTGTTATGAACATGATTTTGGCTGAAGGAAAACTTCTTGACGAGATTGTCGTGGTAGGATATGGAACACAGAGAAAAAGTGATCTCACCGGATCCGTAGCTTCCATAAAAGGTACTGATGTGGCATTGGCTCCGGTTCAGAGTTTTGACCAAGCTTTGCAAGGTCGTGCTGCTGGTGTTCAAATCACCACACCCAATGGAGTTTTGAACAATCCACCAGTGATCAGAATCAGAGGTACAAACTCAATTAACCTGAGTTCTCAGCCTCTAATTGTTATAGATGGGGTTCCTACATTTACTGGTAATCTTTCACAGAATTCAGCAGGTAATAACCCTTTGGCGAATATTAACCCTGCAGACATCGAAAGTTATGAAGTACTTAAAGATGCTTCTGCCAGTGCCATTTACGGCTCCAGAGCGGCTGCCGGAGTTATCCTTATTACAACTAAGAAAGGTAAAAAAGGAAGTACAAAAGTCAACTATGATGGATGGTTAGGTTATACTGAGCCATTCAGATTGTTTGAGTTATTAAATGCTTCCCAATATCTTGAAATTAAAAATGAAGGATTAGCGAATGCAAACAATCCAGCAAGATATATCGGCGGACAGTATGCTGATGGTACACCTGTAGATACAAGATGGTACGACCATACACATCAGACAGGGTTTTCTCATAACCATAATTTGAATTTTTCAGGTGGTTCTGAATCTACATCTTACTACTTATCAGTGGGATATTCTCAACAGGAAGGATTTCTCAAAGGAAGTGCTTTTGATAGAATCACAACCAGATTGAATCTCGATCACCAACTGATAAAAAGAGTTAAAGTCGGTACTAATATTTCTTATGCAAATACTGAAAACAATGGTCCTAACTCAGGAAGTTTTGGTAACGGATTTAGTATTGCTGGATTAGGACGTCTGCCTTTAGTGCTTCAACCAATGCTATCCCCTTTTGTAAATGCAGAGGGAAAAGGTTCTCAAACAAAAGATCCTGGTTTTGATTATAACATCAACTCCGCCAACACAATAGGTGGAATGGGCAATACACTTGCAGTCAGCTTTTATAATCCTAATTTTATATTAGATATTAACCAACAAACATCATCTAATAATCACTTTATAGGAAATATTTATGCTGATTTTGAGATATTGAAAGGCTTAAATTTTCGCACCACTTATGGTTTAGACCAGCTTGGTATCGAAAATCTTACATTTTGGGACAGAAGACACGGTGATGGTTTTGGAAATGGAGGATTAGCAACAAATATTTATGATAAACTCAACAGATGGAACTGGCAGAATACTCTAAGTTACAATACTACTATTGCGTCACTTCATAATATTAGTTTATTATTAGGTGCTGAGGATCAAAGGACTATTAGAGATAGATGGGGAGCCCAAAGAACTCAAATTTCTGATCCGTTTTTTACTACCTACCAAGGAAATTATACAACAATAAATCCTGCCGGCAATTTTCAGACAGAAAACTTCCTAACTTCATTATTTACTAGAGTTAATTATAGTTATGCAAATAAATATTTTGCCACTTTTAATGTAAGAAGGGACGGATTTTCAGCGTTTGCAGAAGGCAAAAAGTTTGGTACATTCTATGGTGGTTCTGTAGGTTATACTATTAGTGAAGAAGATTTTTGGAAAAATAGTCTGGGATCTTCTATCAATCACTTTAAACTGCGTGGTAGCTATGGTGTTGTGGGTAACAACGCTGTGGATGATTTCGCGTCACTTTCTTTATTTGGCTCAGGACTATATGGAGTAAGCCCTACATTGACATACGGACAGGCTGGTAACCCAAATTTAACTTGGGAGAGCAGTAAAAAACTCGACGTTGGATTTACAATCGGGCTTTTTGAGGACAAAATCCAGGGAGAATTTGCGTATTACAAAAACAATGTAGATGGCTTGATACTAGGAGTACCACAGGCACCATCAAAAGGTATACCAGGTAATAGTGTGTTGGATAATGTTGGATCGATGGTCAATAATGGAATAGAAGCCACCATAACCTACAATGCTGTAAGATCTACTAATTTTGATTGGTCAGTGAGTTTGAATTTTACAACACAGCATAATGAAGTGTTGTCTTTGGGTGCTGATGGTTCTGATATACAAGGAGCTACATCAGGTCTTGAAGTTGCAAATATCACAAGAGTTGGCGAATCTTTGGGTAGCTTGTTTCTCGTTCAGACAGCTGGTGTAAATCCTGCCAATGGACAGAGAATCTTTTTGCGTCGTGATGTCAAAGATGGAGTTGCTACATTTACACAAGTCCAGTACAACCATGCAGCAGCAGCTGCTGACAGGTGGACATTAGTATCTGATGGAACACGAACGGGTGCAGCTTCAATAGCTAATAGCGGTGTTGTATTTGGGCCAACATTACCTACGTATTATGGAGGGTTGAACAATACTTTCAGATTTAAATCCTTGGATTTAGGAATCATGTTTCAGTTTTCAGGAGGTAACTATCTTTACAATGGAACAAAAGCAGGTCTTAGAGATATGCGTCAATGGAACAATCACACAGATATGCTCGACAGGTGGACACCTCAGAATACAAGCGGCAGTATACCGAGAGTGGTATTCGGCGATAATGTTTCTAATGGATCAGCATTACCAATCACTGAAAATCTTGAAAAGGGAGATTTCATTCGCTTGAGAAATGTAATTCTTGGTTATAACCTTCCTAAATCCTGGATGAATAAAATCAATTTAACAAGTGCAAGATTGTATGGACAAATTCAGAATGCTTTTGTCATTACTGATTATACCGGATCAGACCCTGAGATATCTTCCAATGGGGATACAAACATTGCCCCGGGTGTAGATAGAAACTCCGTCGGACAAGGTCGTAGTTATACATTCGGATTACAGGTTGGATTTTAA
- a CDS encoding RagB/SusD family nutrient uptake outer membrane protein, with product MKTLYKILIVLSIPLFIISCNDDLLETAPVTNFSDLTVFDNVDRVEQQVNGLYASVKNGNFLGGRNFVYHDIRCENFLNETANNVTGFSVWNHTVQPSNQNDVTNLWNQAYLAINRMNVFIEGLDANAAKLKGLGVTDATLNAYKGEARFLRGLSYFSLLQLYASPFADGNGSKLGVPLQLKGNVSSGDNKLERASVGAVYTQIVDDLNFADSNLPATRASALLNSTRAVKSAAIALKTRVYLHMGRYADVIAEANKIVSANAPFTSSAGIAHTLAPAVADVFKTPYTHVERIFNFPFTENDLPGTQNGLGSYYNPGPRGIGDYSMNTNGLMKDTIGWRNNDDRRSFIFLVTTKRYWNKFPAGPQHLDFVPVIRYAEVLLNLAEAKARTAGLDAQALALLNAVRSRSKGNTYTSFATAADLIEAILLERQIEFLGEGFRGIDQQRLLRPLPAKGSVTAINSNSPAYIWPIPAGELLVNKSCVQNPGY from the coding sequence ATGAAAACATTATATAAAATTTTAATTGTTTTAAGTATTCCACTTTTCATCATTTCATGTAATGATGATCTGCTTGAAACTGCACCGGTTACCAATTTTTCAGACCTGACAGTTTTTGATAATGTAGATAGGGTAGAACAACAGGTAAACGGACTATACGCTTCAGTAAAAAATGGTAATTTTCTTGGTGGTAGGAATTTCGTCTATCATGATATCAGATGTGAAAACTTCCTTAACGAAACAGCTAATAACGTAACGGGATTTTCAGTGTGGAATCACACAGTACAGCCGTCTAATCAAAACGATGTAACAAACCTTTGGAATCAGGCGTATCTTGCTATTAACAGAATGAATGTGTTTATCGAAGGTTTGGATGCAAATGCAGCTAAATTGAAAGGTTTGGGAGTCACAGATGCTACTTTAAATGCTTATAAAGGAGAAGCCAGATTTTTAAGAGGACTTTCGTATTTCAGCTTATTGCAACTGTATGCTTCACCTTTTGCAGACGGCAATGGCTCCAAACTTGGTGTGCCACTTCAACTAAAAGGTAATGTGTCTTCAGGTGACAATAAATTGGAGCGCGCATCTGTTGGAGCAGTCTATACTCAAATAGTTGATGACCTCAATTTTGCTGATTCAAACCTTCCTGCAACTCGAGCTTCTGCTCTTTTAAATTCTACCAGGGCAGTAAAGAGTGCCGCTATCGCCTTAAAAACCAGGGTTTACCTGCACATGGGAAGATATGCTGATGTGATCGCAGAAGCAAATAAAATAGTAAGTGCAAATGCACCATTTACTTCATCAGCTGGAATCGCACACACCCTGGCACCTGCTGTGGCTGATGTTTTTAAGACACCATATACTCATGTAGAGAGAATTTTTAATTTTCCTTTTACGGAAAATGATCTGCCGGGTACTCAGAATGGTTTAGGTTCATATTACAATCCTGGTCCAAGAGGTATTGGAGATTATTCTATGAACACCAATGGTCTGATGAAGGATACCATAGGCTGGAGAAATAATGATGACAGACGTAGTTTTATATTTTTAGTTACAACTAAGAGATATTGGAATAAATTTCCTGCTGGTCCACAGCATTTGGACTTTGTACCTGTCATCAGATATGCGGAAGTATTGCTTAATTTGGCTGAAGCAAAAGCAAGAACAGCTGGCCTCGATGCGCAGGCTTTAGCATTGTTGAATGCAGTAAGATCAAGATCTAAAGGAAATACCTATACAAGTTTTGCAACAGCAGCCGATCTGATTGAAGCGATCTTGCTCGAAAGACAGATTGAATTCCTTGGAGAAGGCTTCAGAGGTATTGACCAACAAAGACTACTTAGACCACTTCCCGCCAAAGGAAGTGTTACTGCTATAAATTCAAATTCTCCAGCCTATATCTGGCCTATTCCAGCCGGGGAATTATTGGTTAATAAATCGTGTGTTCAAAACCCGGGTTATTAA
- a CDS encoding SusC/RagA family TonB-linked outer membrane protein: MKQFLFTLFILVGTMGMTSAQRTVSGIVTDEAGVSLIGANVLVKESPAVGTITDVDGSFSLQIPSGGTTLVISYAGYSTKEILLTADANYTITLAEGQLLDEVVVTSFGTTTRERFTGSAASLGAEKIGLRPVTNVGQVLTGIAAGVQSTFGSGQPGSAPAIRIRGFGSISSSQDPLYVIDGVPTSINIANLNADDIENVTVLKDASSTALYGSRAANGVVLITTKKGKKGKNSINVKYTRGQSGRAVAEYDRIGPADYYPIMWESYRNSLAYRAANPVAIATANTTASKDIAGLLAYNVYNVPGADLVTTEGKLNPNAQLLYSEDDLNWEKPMIRNGGRDEVTLNMSGGTEDSDYYFSLGRLKDEGFLIRTSYERYTGRLTFNSKLKSWIKAGANLGYTYSLSQDNDAGGNSSFVNPFFFSRGMGPIYPVYAFDPAKPGSFLLGEDGNKRWDYGNLNALGLPNRPQYGGRHAIAETLMNTNDFRRNVFTGRTYADFSFLKDFKLTLNAGLDYTNRYDNTFQNPEIGDGAPAGRATTRYFNGTSLNLGQILNYKKHINRHNFDVLLGHESFHLQNNELTGSRSQLIAAGNTDLINFTTTTDLSSITDNRAIEGYFSRLNYDLDEKYFISLSARADGTSRFAPDKRWGTFYSVGAAWRIDQEGFMKNISWVDNLKLRGSFGQTGNEDVGSFYAYQNLYILGSGVNNAAEAGLIQDRSPGNPNLQWETNNAYDLALEFGLLNKKITGTVEYFFKESSDLLFNVPLPFSTGLTSQFANIGTMFNSGIELELNVTPVRTKDFEWTVSANVTAMKNQITKMPESSPTIVDGTKRLEVGRSLQNYYLREFMGVNPTNGEAEYRAITLNPANSRITAAGDTVTSNINNARFRAMDAEAIPDFYGGFSNSFSYKGITLSALFVYQLGGKVYDGAYAGLMGVGGYGSSKHPDILNRWQKEGDITNVPRMDNGRTADFNGASDRWLIDGTALSLRSVTLAYNLPQSLLKKVKLANAQFVLSGENLAIWSKRRGMNAFDAFSGVTSNTYSFARTFAGGISLTF; this comes from the coding sequence ATGAAACAATTTTTATTTACACTTTTTATTTTGGTTGGCACTATGGGTATGACGTCTGCCCAGCGGACAGTATCCGGTATTGTCACGGATGAAGCCGGAGTATCGCTGATCGGAGCCAACGTACTGGTGAAAGAGTCACCTGCTGTGGGTACCATTACTGATGTGGACGGGTCGTTTTCCCTTCAGATTCCATCAGGTGGAACAACGCTAGTGATCAGTTATGCAGGATACTCTACAAAAGAAATTCTTTTGACTGCTGATGCAAACTATACCATTACACTTGCTGAAGGTCAGTTGCTTGACGAGGTTGTTGTCACTTCATTTGGTACTACGACACGTGAGAGATTTACAGGTTCTGCTGCATCTTTGGGAGCTGAAAAGATAGGCCTCAGACCTGTTACGAATGTAGGGCAGGTGCTCACAGGTATTGCAGCAGGCGTTCAGTCCACTTTCGGTAGTGGTCAGCCTGGTAGTGCGCCTGCTATCAGAATCAGAGGATTTGGATCTATTTCTTCCAGCCAGGATCCGCTTTATGTTATTGATGGTGTGCCTACATCTATTAATATCGCCAACTTAAATGCTGACGATATTGAAAACGTCACTGTATTGAAAGATGCTTCTTCTACTGCACTTTATGGATCAAGAGCAGCCAATGGCGTGGTACTGATCACTACCAAAAAAGGTAAAAAAGGCAAAAATTCTATCAATGTGAAGTACACCAGAGGACAATCAGGTAGAGCAGTTGCTGAATACGACAGGATCGGCCCAGCCGATTACTACCCGATTATGTGGGAATCATATAGAAACAGTTTGGCATACAGAGCGGCCAATCCTGTTGCCATTGCAACCGCAAATACCACAGCATCTAAAGATATAGCGGGACTACTGGCGTACAATGTTTACAATGTGCCTGGTGCTGATTTGGTAACCACAGAAGGAAAATTAAATCCAAATGCACAGTTATTGTATTCAGAAGATGATCTTAATTGGGAAAAGCCTATGATTCGTAACGGAGGACGAGATGAAGTCACGCTGAATATGTCAGGAGGAACAGAAGATTCTGATTATTATTTTTCATTAGGTAGACTTAAAGATGAGGGTTTCCTCATTAGGACAAGCTATGAAAGATATACAGGTAGATTGACTTTCAATTCTAAACTCAAGTCATGGATTAAAGCAGGAGCAAATCTTGGATATACGTATTCACTAAGTCAGGACAATGATGCAGGAGGCAATTCAAGTTTCGTAAACCCATTTTTCTTTTCCAGAGGTATGGGCCCTATCTATCCCGTGTACGCTTTTGACCCTGCAAAGCCAGGATCATTTTTGCTGGGTGAAGATGGAAATAAAAGATGGGACTATGGTAACCTGAATGCTTTGGGACTTCCCAACAGACCACAATATGGAGGAAGACATGCTATTGCTGAAACATTAATGAATACTAATGATTTCAGAAGGAATGTATTCACCGGAAGAACTTATGCGGACTTTTCATTCCTGAAAGATTTCAAATTGACATTAAATGCAGGTCTGGACTATACCAACAGGTATGATAATACTTTCCAGAATCCTGAGATAGGTGACGGCGCTCCTGCTGGTAGAGCTACCACGAGATATTTTAACGGAACTTCTCTCAACTTAGGTCAAATACTTAATTATAAAAAACATATCAACAGACACAATTTTGATGTTCTCCTTGGGCATGAAAGTTTTCATTTGCAAAATAATGAACTTACCGGATCAAGATCACAACTTATTGCAGCTGGGAATACAGACTTAATTAATTTTACTACCACTACTGACCTGAGTTCTATTACAGATAACCGAGCTATAGAGGGATATTTTTCAAGGTTGAATTATGATCTTGATGAAAAATACTTTATTTCCTTATCTGCCAGAGCAGATGGTACAAGCCGATTTGCACCGGATAAAAGATGGGGAACTTTCTACTCAGTGGGTGCTGCATGGAGAATTGATCAGGAGGGCTTTATGAAAAATATCAGTTGGGTTGACAACCTAAAATTAAGAGGATCATTTGGACAGACAGGAAATGAAGATGTAGGTTCATTTTATGCATATCAAAATTTGTATATCCTTGGTTCGGGAGTTAATAATGCTGCCGAAGCAGGACTCATCCAAGATAGATCACCAGGAAATCCGAATTTGCAATGGGAAACAAATAATGCTTATGACCTTGCGTTGGAGTTTGGGCTCCTAAATAAAAAAATAACAGGAACAGTAGAGTATTTCTTTAAAGAGTCCAGCGATTTATTATTTAATGTCCCACTCCCATTTTCTACAGGATTGACAAGTCAATTTGCCAATATCGGAACCATGTTCAATAGTGGAATTGAATTGGAATTAAACGTTACCCCGGTAAGAACCAAAGATTTTGAATGGACTGTGTCTGCTAATGTGACTGCAATGAAAAATCAAATTACAAAAATGCCTGAATCGTCTCCTACCATTGTCGATGGCACAAAAAGACTGGAAGTCGGGAGATCCCTGCAAAATTATTATCTTAGAGAGTTTATGGGTGTCAATCCTACTAATGGAGAAGCTGAATACAGGGCAATAACATTGAATCCGGCCAACAGCCGAATAACTGCTGCGGGAGATACTGTAACAAGTAATATTAATAATGCCAGATTCAGAGCGATGGATGCTGAAGCTATTCCTGATTTTTATGGAGGTTTTTCCAATAGTTTTTCATACAAAGGCATCACACTTTCCGCACTTTTTGTATATCAGTTGGGAGGAAAAGTGTATGACGGAGCTTACGCAGGCTTGATGGGAGTCGGTGGATATGGAAGTTCAAAACATCCTGACATCCTCAACAGGTGGCAGAAAGAAGGTGACATCACCAATGTACCGCGTATGGACAATGGACGTACCGCAGACTTCAATGGTGCTTCTGACAGGTGGCTGATAGATGGAACTGCCCTAAGTTTAAGAAGTGTAACTCTCGCATACAATCTGCCCCAATCATTGCTGAAAAAGGTTAAATTGGCCAATGCCCAGTTTGTATTAAGTGGAGAAAATCTGGCTATATGGTCAAAACGAAGAGGTATGAATGCATTTGATGCATTTTCCGGAGTTACTTCCAATACTTATTCATTTGCAAGGACTTTTGCCGGTGGTATTTCATTAACATTTTAA